Genomic segment of Arachis hypogaea cultivar Tifrunner chromosome 11, arahy.Tifrunner.gnm2.J5K5, whole genome shotgun sequence:
CTTGTGAatcttttcaaataattttttttttatttggcccCTTTTTTATcagctttgtttttttttaattgtatgcTCTCTTCAAAGTGTTTTTTTTCCTCACAAATTTAAATATTAGTGTAagttgattttaatttcaaattaaaaaatattatactattatttacTATTATAATTCATGGCAACAGATAAATGAAAAAAGAATTGAATTTTACTAATagtgaaatttaaatttatattagagATATACACTATATATaggataataattataaaaaaactaatataatattatgatAACTAACAACAGAAAATACTCACATCTATCTCTAATTAAGTAACTAATATCTCTAGAATAAATGTACTCTAATTGGTTGGTAATTAAATGATCGGACTAATATTTTAGTTTACATAATATTTTGGCTTAGAAGAAGCTTAAATTTGCCTATAATCATTGGCATCTAAACGCATTGTTCAAAACTTAAAGTTTTTACCATATATAATGGTTATTATGTACAAAAATTGTGTTCAAATATGAATTAttaataagtattatttattataaaataactaaataaataaataaataagaggtaacaaacataaaataaaatataaagaaatggaaagaagtaTTGCAACATAAAGAGAGAGATAATTGTTTATTGCTTTTGTGTGTATATTCCTTTTGTCTCAGTACATGTATTTATAGGCACACAAGAGGTAGTATATGCAACTCTCATTAAACTCTCATTAAACTCATCTCTCTTGAGAATGTGAGCCGTCCATATTAAATGATGGTCATCAACCTCATTTGATCTTATCACAACATTATTCACCCcaataaaaaatatcttctattttaccaaaaaaatgttctattgatattttgaaaaaaaaaaataactaaattattttattatttaaatataacaagttagatacaattttaaaattgtattacttagaatactttttctttttaaatctttaaatGATTGATAGTTAATActtttatctaataatttattaatttgtaaacaaaaataatttcaatagttaattttacctttacatgataataaatttatctatttatttttttataaatttagttaaatatactCCAAAAATtaccaattgaaaaaaaaatattaaaaaattacaaattaatattaactaagatattaaaaaatataaattactttaaattttatatattaattttttaactaaattaaacatcaataaaataaaataaattaactcttctgaaaaatatatattatttttttaaataaattatacataaattttaCAAAGTAAATTAAGTATACTAATACGGCACTTAAACTAGTAATTGTGGAAGATAGATAGGGAGAATACAGGAACGAAAAATAAGGAGCGCGAGTGGTGGGTGACTGGTGAGAGCATCAAAGTTAGTTGGTGGTTCAAACTGATTCTTACGGTACAGAGAGAATGAGCGTGGTGCGACGAGTGTGTTCGATGTTCCCCCAAGTTGTTGGATTCAGTAAGAGGAACATCTCCTTTAAAACCTTGGATCCTCCAACACCACTCGCCCATGGAATCCACGTCTTCTATTGTCCTGTAAGTCGTTCAGGGAACCAAGTCATTTGTAATTTCATATACAACACCCACCACCCGTTTGTAGAAATGCTCCAGTAGATTTGCTTAGGTGGGCTTTGAACCTGGGATGATTTAGTTTTTGGGTGTGTTCTTGTGTGCCTCCTGCTTTTGAATTGGGTTTTTGTACATTCATTTTCAATAGGATGCTGTCGGAATTGTAGCTAAGCTTTCTGATTGCATTGCATCTAGAGGTGGAAACATCTTGACCGCCGATGTTTTTGTACCTGAAAATAAACAAGTCTTCTACTCTAGAAGGTACTTGTCTTGTCTCATTCATTCACATTCATCTTGTTTCTTGGTTACTAGTATTAACATGAGTACTTCTTTGAATTGTATATGAAACTTGTCTTGAAACTTGGAAGTACTCAAGATTTTGATTTACTAATGAAATTCGTTGGATTGCTAATAAGCaataatattaagtttaataaggTCTTGTGAATAGGGATCTCAttattttctccttcttctttttttgctcTTAAATGTGCTgacttttaagtttttttttattgctGGAGTACTTTTATTCTGACTTCACCTTGCATAAACTTATGTTGAACATTATAGTGATTTTGTTTTTGATCCTGCTAAATGGCCACGGGCGCAAATGGAGGAGGATTTCCTAAAGCTATCACAAACATTCAACGCAATGCGATCAGTTGTGAGGGTGCCGGCTCTGGATCCTAAATATAAGATAGCTGTTCTGGCTTCAAAGCAGGTATACGTTTCTACTATGGCTTTTCATTCATTATCTTGCATTTcagaaaatgaaaaggatttcaTATTCTGTTAGACataaatattgatttttttttgctgcaGGATCATTGTCTAGTTGATTTGTTACACGGATGGCAAGATGGACGACTTCCTGTAGATATAACCTGTGTAATTAGGTGAAATTCTAGCATTGACATCACCAAATTGATTTATGcttcatttaattatttattaatttttaagtatTCTTTGTGATGTGTTAAACAGTAACCATCATAGAGCTTCAAACACCCATGTGATTCGTTTTCTTGAAAGGCATGGCATTCCTTATCATTGTTTAAGtacaacaaaggaagataaaagagAAAGGGAGATATTGGAGTTGGTtcaaaatactaattttttaataCTTGCAAGATATATGCAGGTAATAACTTATtgaaattcttttttcttttcttttttcctcacCATGTTTGTAATGCCGAAAACAATGTGTTTATGGTTTTGGAAGAACTTGCTCTTCTATGCTTCTTCAACTTATAGGTATTCacagaatttattatttataatctaTTGTATATAAATTCTAGGTGCTAATATCCGAGAGTATTGAAATATCAAAACTTAGCATAAAGTAAAGAGAAACTTTAGTTTTCCTTCTCCCTTCAAGAATTCAATAACATTGATTTATTTGCACAGGTATTATCCAGAAACTTCTTAAGGAGCTATGGTAATGATGTAATTAACATTCACCATGGTCTTTTGCCATCATTCAAGGGTGGTCATCCATCAAAACAGGTTGATCTTCTTAGATTTCTATGTTACAGGATTACATATTTGCCGCTTCTACTTCAAAATGTTATGTAAATTTTTTGTGGTGGCTTCCTAAATATGTATACAAATTTAATATGCCAGATTATTTTGGCAGGCCTTTGAAGCAGGTGTTAAATTAATAGGTGCAACAAGTCACTTTGTGACAGAAGAACTTGATGAAGGACCTATAATTGAACAAATGGTAAATGCATGCTTTTTCATgctcttcttttaattttattttatcatttgtttgcttctttaggtgaatgataatgttgatttgaattgattataTAAATGATCATAAATTTTTATACTGTAAATTCTGTTGTT
This window contains:
- the LOC112723319 gene encoding formyltetrahydrofolate deformylase 1, mitochondrial isoform X1, with translation MSVVRRVCSMFPQVVGFSKRNISFKTLDPPTPLAHGIHVFYCPDAVGIVAKLSDCIASRGGNILTADVFVPENKQVFYSRSDFVFDPAKWPRAQMEEDFLKLSQTFNAMRSVVRVPALDPKYKIAVLASKQDHCLVDLLHGWQDGRLPVDITCVISNHHRASNTHVIRFLERHGIPYHCLSTTKEDKREREILELVQNTNFLILARYMQVLSRNFLRSYGNDVINIHHGLLPSFKGGHPSKQAFEAGVKLIGATSHFVTEELDEGPIIEQMVERVSHRDNLQIFVQKSENLEKQCLRSAIRSYCELRVLPYEEKKTVVF
- the LOC112723319 gene encoding formyltetrahydrofolate deformylase 1, mitochondrial isoform X2 produces the protein MESTSSIVLDFVFDPAKWPRAQMEEDFLKLSQTFNAMRSVVRVPALDPKYKIAVLASKQDHCLVDLLHGWQDGRLPVDITCVISNHHRASNTHVIRFLERHGIPYHCLSTTKEDKREREILELVQNTNFLILARYMQVLSRNFLRSYGNDVINIHHGLLPSFKGGHPSKQAFEAGVKLIGATSHFVTEELDEGPIIEQMVERVSHRDNLQIFVQKSENLEKQCLRSAIRSYCELRVLPYEEKKTVVF